A window from Zingiber officinale cultivar Zhangliang chromosome 7A, Zo_v1.1, whole genome shotgun sequence encodes these proteins:
- the LOC122000050 gene encoding uncharacterized protein LOC122000050 has protein sequence MLSSAAGALPLASLNHISIVCRSVEASLDFYQNVLGFVPIRRPGSFDFDGAWLFNYGIGVHLLQSEDPEKMPRKREINPKDNHISFQCESLASVEKKLAELGIAYVQRCVEEGGINVDQLFFHDPDGFMIEICNCDNLPVISLSGEPVMACKRVASLVAQKQQHQQTTA, from the exons ATGTTGAGCAGCGCCGCCGGAGCTCTGCCGCTGGCTTCCTTGAACCACATCTCCATCGTCTGCAGGTCCGTGGAGGCCTCCCTCGATTTCTATCAGAATGTGCTGGGCTTCGTCCCCATCCGCCGTCCCGGCTCTTTCGACTTCGACGGCGCCTG GCTGTTCAACTACGGGATCGGAGTCCACTTGCTGCAGTCTGAAGACCCCGAGAAGATGCCTCGGAAGAGGGAGATTAACCCCAAGGACAACCACATCTCCTTCCAG TGTGAGAGCTTGGCGTCGGTGGAGAAGAAGCTGGCGGAGTTGGGAATAGCCTACGTGCAGAGGTGCGTGGAGGAAGGCGGGATCAACGTAGACCAGCTGTTCTTCCACGACCCCGACGGGTTCATGATCGAGATCTGCAACTGCGACAACCTACCGGTCATCTCCCTCTCCGGCGAGCCCGTCATGGCCTGCAAGAGAGTGGCGAGCCTCGTCGCCCAGAAGCAGCAGCACCAGCAGACCACCGCGTAG
- the LOC122001316 gene encoding uncharacterized protein At2g34160-like produces the protein MEEVTEGVNNLHITASDSYKKNRIQVSNTKKPLFFYVNLAKRYMQQHNEVELSALGMAIATVVTIAEILKNNGLAVERKITTSTVDINDESRGRPIQKAKIEILLGKTENFDELMAAAAEERELADGEEQS, from the exons ATGGAGGAGGTCACGGAAGGCGTCAACAATCTCCACATCACGGCTTCCGATTCCTACAAGAAGAACCGGATCCAGGTCTCCAACACCAAGAAACCGCTGTTCTTCTACGTCAACCTCGCTAAG AGATACATGCAGCAACATAACGAAGTCGAGCTATCAGCTCTGGGAATGG CAATTGCAACTGTTGTCACCATTGCTGAGATACTGAAAAACAATGGACTTGCTGTTGAGAGAA AGATCACTACATCTACTGTTGATATCAATGATGAATCTAGGGGCAGGCCTATCCAAAAAGCCAAG ATTGAGATATTGTTGGGTAAGACGGAAAATTTTGATGAACTAATGGCTGCTGCAGCCGAGGAGAGGGAGTTGGCAGATGGCGAAGAACAAAGCTAA